The genomic segment AATGATGGATTTCTTGCCACGGAATGAATTAATGAACTGAATACGTTTCCAATACCTACAGCAACTCCCGCTGAAGCAATTGTAGCAGCTCTGACACCCATTGATTTTGCACCTTCTAACATCTCGAATTGAGAAAGTCTCGTCACGCTCTTTCATTCACGActaccttccaccacccatcagtaggtgtaccttccggatatccttcagtggatacctaTATCTTCTAACATCCcccagtagatgctatcccagtaGCACTCATTAGTAAATGCTAATCTTTctaatcttcattggcatccatcagtaaatgccatatcacctaacatccatcagtagatgttgtagaagcatccattagtagatgctatcatcactgcNATCAGAAGCAacgcataacccaaaaaaaaataaaaaaaaatacaaaaaaaaaataaaaccaaataaaataaaataaaataaaataaaaaaaatcaaataaaagaaaataaaataaaaataaaataaaataaaataaaataaaataaaatcaaatcaaatcaaaacgaaattgaagataaaaaattcagaaactgggttgcctcccagcaagcgctcttttaaa from the Vigna radiata var. radiata cultivar VC1973A unplaced genomic scaffold, Vradiata_ver6 scaffold_825, whole genome shotgun sequence genome contains:
- the LOC106753230 gene encoding LOW QUALITY PROTEIN: uncharacterized protein LOC106753230 (The sequence of the model RefSeq protein was modified relative to this genomic sequence to represent the inferred CDS: deleted 1 base in 1 codon), translating into MKERDETSQFEMLEGAKSMGVRAATIASAGVAVGIGNVFSSLIHSVARNPSLAKQLFGYAILGFALTEAIALFALMMAFLILFVF